The genomic region CGTCCAGCGTTTCCGCGCGTGCGGCGAGGAAGGCCTCGGCCTGTTCCGGAGTGAGGTCAAGGTCATAAAGCTGGTTGAGGGTGGTCAGGTTGATGGGGATGGGCACCAACTTGTCATCCACCTTGGCCAACACCCGGTGCTCATAGTGCCGCCATTCAGTGAACTGCGACAGGTAGTCGACAATGCGCCGGGCATTGGTGTGGAAGATATGCGGGCCATAACGGTGGATCAGCAGGCCGTCATCATTGTAATGGTCGTAGGCATTGCCGCCGATATGCGGCCTGCGGTCTATGATCAGCACGCGTTTGTCCAGGCCGGCAGCCAGGCGTTCCGCCAGTACGCTACCGGCAAAGCCCGCACCCACGATGAGGTAGTCAAATCCTTCGGCGGCCATGGGCTAGACCCTTGATGGCATGGTTGGACGCTCGGCATATTGGCCGGGGAAATACTCCAACGCCTGCGATTGGGCAGTATCGATGGCCTTTTCCATGATGTTGCCCATGCGCAGCACAGTGTCGTCCCAGGACATGCCCATCAGGATCAAGTCTGCCATGTGTGCGACCTGTTCGGGCTGTTGCATGGAGGCCAGAGCGGTTTCCACTGCCTGGATAAAGCTGGCGCTATCGCTGGCAATATGCACCAAGCCGGTGTCGCCATAGCTGTTGACGACGTCTCGTATTGGTGTTGAGACCACGGGGCGGCCACCGGCAAGATATTCTGGCGTCTTGGTCGGGCTAATATAGCGTGTGGCCTCGTTGATCGCAAAAGGCATCAGCGCCACGTCCCAGCCGCCCAGATATTGTGGCAACTCATCGTAGACCTTGGGGCCAAGATAATGGATGTTGGGTCTTTGCGGCAGCTCGTCGGGGTTGATCTTCGCCACTGGTCCTATCATGATGATTTGCCATTCAGGGCGTGCAGCTGCCACGGCATCGATGAGCTCCAGGTCCAGGCGTTCATCGATCACGCCATAGAAGCCCAGCCTGGGGCCACTGATCGCTGCCTGATCCTCAGCTTGCTCGGTCACGCGTCGCGCAGCCTTGAAATGGGCAATATCGACACTGCTGGGGAAAGGGTGGGTGTTGGCATGGTGCTTGCGCTTGGCATCATAAAGGCTGTAGCCGCCGGTGAACACCAGGTCGGCCCGGTCCAGCAGTCGCTTTTCATATTCCAGCAGCTGCGGTGGTGCTCCCCTAAAGGCGGACAACTCATCCATGCAATCGTAGACAATCAGCGAAGTGCGCACATGATCGGTAAAAGCCATGCTCATGGGGGTGTAGTACCAGAGTACCGGGTCCACTTGGGTCAATGACAGGTAGCGATCCAGCAGTTCGCGCTGGATCTTTACAGCGCGGTTGGCTTCCAGGTCAGCCTTGGGAATGTAAGGTGTCAGCACGCGCACGCCTTCCTCCGTCATCTTCACGGCCAGCCGCGCAGAAGCAGACTGGCTCGCGCAGGGCTCCTCAAAGAACAACACTTCATAGTGCTTCGCAAAACGGCTCATCAAGTGCTGCGGCCTTTGATAGACGAAATTCCAGCGCAGATGGGACAGGCAGAGCAACAGGGGTTTGTTGGGGTTGGGCAGAATGGTGCTGGCTTGAACAGCACCGATCGTCTGTTTTGATTTGCCGATAGGATCCTGATTTGGGCACCAGCTCATGGATAGCTCCTTCTGAAATGAAACTGGAGATTATCCAAGTGATAGTGAGCTGTTGTATCAGTGCAATAGATTAAATAGGGTCAGAAAACATTAGTGTTAATTGCAGAGCTATCCAAGCCGATCAAGCTGGCTTTGAATTGGGCACCGTCCGGGTGTATCACCACAAAAAGATCGCCACCGGCCATCTCGTTGGGCTTGGCTTTATGCACTGCTACGTTATTGAGGTTCATGGGAGCAATGGCTCATCTGGGGCATCAACTGCCCGCTGAGAGTGTTGCACCAATCGTGCTCTCGTTGAATGGCGGGTTGCAATGGACAGGTCTGAACGGTATTGAACAAAAAACCCCCGCAATCACTAGGATTGAGCGGGGTTTGTCGGATGGGGTTGAACTGCTTTGAATTCTGGATTGGTGTCCCCGTCAGGACTCGAACCTGAAACTGACCCTTAGGAGGGGCCGGTGATATCCGTTTCACCACGAGGACATCCAAGCCCGTTATTCTACCTTTTTAGTCGCTTGAGCGGTACTGTTTCGCTTGGTTTCTGGCCGTCAATTTTGGCTTCTGACCTTGCTTCACAGTACCGCTGCGGTTAATGGCGGATCAGGTGTTCGAAGGCGCCTAATGCGGCCTTGGAACCTTCACCCATGGCGATGATGATCTGTTTGAATGGCACAGTGGTGACGTCGCCAGCTGCAAATATGCCAGGCTCCGATGTCTGGCCTTTGTCATCCACTTCGATCTCACCGAACTTGTTCAGGGTGATCGTGTCCTTGATCCAGTCGGTGTTGGGCACCAGACCGATCTGGATGAATACGGCAGCCAGGTCAATACGGTGCGATTCCCCAGTTTGGCGATCAATGTAGGTGAGTCCGTTGACCTTTTCACCGTCGCCGTTGATCTCGGTGGTTTGTGCGCCTGTGATGACGGTGACATTGGGCAGGCTGAACAGTTTTTTCTGCAATACGGCATCAGCCCGGAGCTCATTATTGAATTCGATCAAGGTGACGTCCTTGACGATGCCGGCGAGGTCGATCGCAGCTTCCACGCCCGAATTGCCGCCGCCGATCACGGCTACGCTTCTGCCCTTGAACAAGGGGCCGTCGCAGTGTGGGCAGTAGGCCACGCCGCGTCCGCGGTACTCCTTTTCGCCGGGAACGTTGATTTCCCTCCAGCGCGCGCCGGTGGCGATGATGACGGCTTTTGCCTTGAGCGTCGCACCGCTTTCGAGCCTGACTTCGGCAAGGCCGCCGTTTTCATGCGCCGGCACCAACGCTGCTGCGCGTTGCAGGTGCATGATGTCCACGTCGTAGCTCTTGACGTGTTCTTCCAATGCAGCAGCCAGTTTGGGGCCGTCGGTCTCCTTGACCGAGATGAAGTTCTCGATGGCCATGGTGTCCATCACCTGTCCGCCGAAACGTTCGGCGACTATCCCGGTGCGTATGCCTTTGCGGGCGGAGTAGATCGCGGCAGATGCTCCGGCAGGGCCGCCGCCGACGATCAATACGTCGAAAGGCTCCTTGGCGGAAAGTTTTTCCGCTTCTTTCTTGACCGCGCCGGTGTCGATCTTGTTGAGTATTTCCTGCACACCCATACGTCCGTGACCGAATTCCTGGCCGTTGAGGAATATGGTGGGCACTGCCATGATCTTGCGCTCGTCCACTTCCTTCTGGAACAAGGCGCCGTCAATCATGACATGGCGGATATTCGGGTTGATGGCCGCCATGAGGTTGAGCGCCTGTACCACTTCTGGACAGTTGTGGCAGCTCAACGAGATGTAGGTCTCGAAGTTGAATTCGCCTTCGAGGTTGCGGATCTGTTCAATCACTTCCGGCTCTGCCTTAGGAGGGTGTCCGCCTACCTGCAACAGTGCCAATACAAGTGAGGTGAATTCATGCCCCATGGGGAGACCGGCAAAGCGGATGCTAAGGTTTTTCCCAGGGCTGTTCAAGCTGAAGGAGGGCTTGCGCTGAGTATCATCATCACTTTGTTGGACGGTGATGCGGGAAGACAGGCTCTTGAGGTCGTCAAGCAACTCCAGCAGCTCACGTGACTTGTCACTGCCGTCTACCGAGGCGGTGATTTCGATGGGCTGGGTGAGTTTATCGAAATAAGCCTGTAATTGTGTCTTGATGTTTGCGTCCAACATGATGTGCTCTCAATTCTGTATCGATATTGCTTGAAGAAATGCCCGGGCATTCGGACAGGGAGTTGGCGATGCCCGGGCACAGTCCAGCTTGACTAGCGTTTAGATCTTGCCGACGAGGTCCAGGGATGGAGCCAATGTTGCTTCGCCTTCCTTCCACTTGGCTGGGCATACTTCACCTGGGTGGCTGGCAACATACTGCGCTGCCTTGATCTTGCGCACCAGGTCGGCAGCGTCGCGGCCAATGCCTTCGGCGGTGACTTCAATCGCCTGGATGATGCCGTTGGGGTCGATGACGAAGGTGCCGCGATCAGCCAGGCCCTGGTCTTCGCGCAATACGCCGAAGTTGCGGGAGATGGCGCCGGTTGGGTCACCAATCATTGGGAATTTGATCTTGCGGATGGTATCCGAAGTATCGTGCCATGCCTTGTGGGTGAAGTGGGTATCGGTCGATACGGAATACACTTCCACACCAAGCCTTTGCAATTCATCGTAGTTATCGGCGATATCACCCAATTCTGTCGGGCAAACAAAAGTGAAGTCGGCTGGATAGAACACAACGGCAGCCCATTTGCCCTTCAGATCCGCGTCGGTGACGGTGATGAACTCTCCGTTATGGAATGCAGTGGCCTTGAATGGCTTGATTTCGGTGTTGATAAGGGATGTCGTCATAGCAATCTCCTAAAGTGGTTGAAATAGTGAGATTGCAGTGTAGGCGATTTAGTTGATTAAATAAAATTGATTGTTTAAATTTAGGTGATAAATAAATGTTATCGAACATCGTCTTCCAAGTTGTACTGCAGCATGCAATTACGCCCCGCAGCCTTGGCAGCATACAGCGCAGTATCGGCACGATGCAACATGGCTTCCCAGTTTGCGGCCAGATCAATATGCGGGTTCCATGTATACAGCCCGATGCTGCAAGTGACATGGCGATTATCGCAGGCGGGGTGGCGCAGGTTGCGCAAGGCCTCCAGCAGGCGTTCACCCAGGGCTGTGGCTTCTTCCTTGGTGGTATGCGGACAGACGATGCATAATTCTTCACCACCGTAACGCCCGATGATGTCGGTATTGCGACAGGTATTGCTCAACGTCAACGCTACGCTCCTCAGTACTTTGTCGCCTGCATCGTGTCCGTATGTGTCGTTGATCAGCTTGAAATGATCAAGGTCGATCATGAATATGCTGATCGGGCGTTTATAACGGTGCGCCAGGTCTATCTCACGCCGGCCCAGGTTGACCAGGGCACGGCGGTTGTAAATCTTGGTGAGCTCATCGTGCGTTGCCAAGTGTTCTTTTTCGTGAATGATGGATTCAAAGTACATCAGCAGCAGCCCCAGCGAGCCCAGCAGGTTACACCACATGGGCACCAGGTAAAGCCCGAAGACGTTCACGGGATTGTGGCTTTGTGGCGTGAGGTCGATGCCGCCGCTGATGGCGAGGATGCCGCGCAAAATAAAGTCGACGGCAGCCAAGGTGTAGGCAATGATGACTAGGCTGTTGGCAAAAGACAACTTGATGCCGCGGGCCCTGATCACCTCGTAGACGGTCAGGAGCATCATCAATGCCAGCATGAGCGAAAAGAGCAGGGCGCGGATGGCTACGGCGAGCTGGAGCAGTACAACCAAGCTATAGGCAATGAAAAAGCCCAGTACCAGGTACCAGCCGACATGAGCAGGGCGTTTGCCGAAGAAAGCCTGGGTGCCCCACCATTTTGCCGTCATGGCGGCGATCATCAGGGTAGAGCCGATAATGAGCGGCAGATGTCCGAATTTTGAGATGCTGAAAGCGGTGAGCGTAGTGCCGAAGACGCTGATAAGCCCCGAGAGTGCCCAATAGCGGGTACTTCGCTCCGTAGGTGCGAGAAAGTACACTCCGCCCATGATGATCGCGATGCATAGCTGGCTGATCGAATAGGCAATGTTGGCGGTATATGAATTCCAGAAAGAATCCAAGCTATTATTTCCTCAGGTATTCAAAGCCATGCATCTCGAATATCGCAGCAGGAAGCACGAAAACTATGTTGTTCATGCAACTGCTGCCACTTTACGCCAAGTTCCGGTTTTCCAGCGCTTCCCAGCGCGACATGGCCTGGTCGATTTCCGTGTCGATCTCGTTTAGGCGCTGTTGCAATGCACGTACTTGCTCAGCGTTTTCCCGATAGATTTCTGGATTAGCAAGTGCGGCATTGATGGAGGCTTGCTCTGCCTCAAGCGCTTCAATCCTGGCGGGCAGGCTCTCTAGCTCGTGCTTTTCCTTGAAGCTGAGCTTGGTCGCGGGTTTTCTGGTAGTCGCCTCCGGCTTGGGTTTGTCGACGTGCGCTTTGGCAGCGGCCTCAGTGGCTCGGGCTTGTGTATGCCGGAACCAGTCATCGTAGCCTCCGCCGAATTCACTCAACACGCCGCCGCCTTCAAAAGCGATGATCTGGGTGACGGTGTTTTCCAGGAAGGCCCGGTCGTGACTGACTAGGAATAATGTGCCCTCGAATTCCTGCAGCAGGCTTTCGAGCAATTCCAGTGTTTCGATATCCAGGTCGTTGGTCGGCTCATCCAGTACCAACACGTTGGCTGGGCGGGCAAACAAGCGGGCCAGCAGCAGCCGGTTGCGTTCGCCGCCGGAGAGCGACTTGACGGGCGATCTCGAGCGCTGCGGCGGAAACAGGAAGTCTTCCAGGTAGCTGATGACATGCTTGCGCTCATTGCCGATCTGTACAAACTCGGAACCGGGGCTGATCGTGTCAGCCAGCGTAGCTTCTTCATCCAATTGCTCACGCATCTGGTCGAAATACGCCACATTGAGGTTGGTGCCGCGCTGGATACTGCCGCTGTCAGGTTCGAGCTCACCCAGAATCAGTTTGAGCAGGGTGGATTTGCCTGCGCCATTCGGCCCAATGAGCCCAATGCGGTCGCCGCGCAGGATGCGGGTGCTGAAATTCTGGATCAGTAGTTTGCCGTCATAACCCATGGAAACCTGCTCCAGCTCGGCAACCAGTTTGCCGGAGCGTTCTCCGCTATCCAGCGTAAGCCTGACATTGCCCTGACGTTCACGACGGGCAGCCCGTTCCAGACGCAAGGCTTCCAGCCTGCGTACCCGGCCTTCGTTGCGGGTGCGCCGCGCCTTGATGCCCTGGCGTATCCAGGTCTCTTCCTGCGCAAGGAATTTGTCGAACTTCGCGGCATGGGTCGCTTCGACCGCCAGCAGTTCTTCCTTCTTTACCTGATATTGGCTGTAATTGCCCTGGAAGTCCGTCAGGCGCCCCCGGTCCAGCTCGACGATGCGGGTGGCCAGGCGATCAAGAAAGCGGCGGTCATGCGTGATGAAGAGTAGGCTGCCGTGGAAGTCCAGCAATAGGTTCTCTAGCCATTCGATGGCGGCAAAGTCCAGATGGTTGGTGGGTTCGTCGAGCAGCAATACCTCGGGCTCAGCCACAAGTGCGCGGGCGAGGGCGACCCGCTTGCGCCAACCGCCAGAGAGCGTGCCGATTTTCGCTTCCGGATCGAGATGCAACCGGCTCAGTACGGCATCAACGCGTGCCTGGGACTGCCATCCATCCTGTGCCTCGAGCTCATGTTGTAGGCTCTGGATCCGAGCAACCAGGTGATCGATGTCCGCATCTGGCTCTGCCATCTGCTGCGATACCTGATGATAGTCCATCAATACCTGGCGCAGCCCACCCAGGCCTTCTGCCACGGCCTCGAAAATAGTGTGTTCCGGCGCCAGGGATGGTTCTTGCGGTACATAGACGACACGGGTGTCGGGGGCGCGCCAGAGGTTGCCGTCATCCAGCTTGCTTTCTCCGGCAATGACCTTGAGTAGGCTGGATTTTCCCGCGCCATTGCGGCCAATCAGGCCAACCCGTTCACCAGCATCAAGCTGGAAGTCGGTATGATCGAGCAAGGGGTAATGTCCATAAGCCAGGCTGGCTTGATCTAGGGTGATATAAGGCATAGGGGCGTATTGTATCAGCGGAGCGCTGTCGGCTATATGGCCCATTCGGGCCTAGTCAAGACCCTGGCAGGTATTGGTTTCAATGCCCTGGAACCACCGGCAAGGGAGATGGTGGCGGCGGGGAGGATACATTTTCCGGAGGTGTCCCGGAATCTTGGGGTGAGGAGGCGCTGAGTGCTTGGCCGCAAGGGTGGGTGGCGCTACTGGAACCGCTGTCCAGGTAGGGCAGGATGGCAGCCAGCGGATTGACGAAAGCCAGCGCCACACTGCCAAGCAGGCGGGCAGCAATCGGCGCAGCTTCGGGGCGCACCTTGGGGGCGGCGAAGCTGCCTTGCACCCTGATCGGCGAGCGTACCGTGAAAGGCGAGAAGTTCTTGGGTTTGGCGGCAAGCAGCAGATCCAGCTCTTCCTGCCCGAGATTGATACTGCCATCAATCAGTACCAAGGTGACAGGCGTGTCGATAAGCGCGACTTCGGGCCTCACCACGCCATCGGATGCCTTGAGGTCCATGACGGCACACTGCAGGCGTTGCGACTGGTCGCCCCCCAGCCAGGCACTCACGCTTTGCGCAATGTCCAGCCCCAGCAGCTCCATGATCAGCCGCGATATTTCCCCATGCTCGACGAACAAGGTGGTTTTGCCGTTGAGTGAGCCCAGCAGCTCGGCGGTGGTCGAACCCTTGCCGGTGAGATCGGTGTGGCCGTTGAGAGTGCCTGTAATATAGGCAGGCGGCACTGGCTTACCTTGCTTCCTGGCTTCTTCCTGCCGCGCTTTGGACACTTGCAGCCACTTGCCGAGATCGATGTCTTTCCAGCCAAGCTGGATCCGCCATTGGGGCGGGTATTGAGCCTGGTCGAGATTTTTGTCCTCATGGGCATCGACCGAGAAGCTGCCTGTCAGGGTGCCATCCGCCGTCTGTGCCAGGATTTCGCCGATCATGAATTTGCCTTTGTCCAGGCCGAGCTTTGCCTTGAACGGGGAAATCGGCAGGGCGAAGGCGTTACCGAGTTCCATGTAATCCAGCTTGATTGTGATATCGGCATCCATGAGGTTGAGTGAGGGCAGGTCCAATGGCCGATCGGGGATGACGCGTCCCTCGACAGGCTCGGGCTTACTGCCGTCTGCTTGCAGTGTGCCGAATGCGGGCGCCAGGTCAGCCAGGTAGAAGCGGCTGCCATCGATATGCCCGCTCAATATCGGAATCCCGGTGGTTTTGCTGCGCGGATCATACTGGAACGTGGCGGCAAGACTGCTCCTACCGATCTTCGCCGAATCCACATTGACCTCCCATACATCCTTCTGCTTGCTCAGGCTGGCGCTGAGGCGGAATGGATCGGTCGTGGGGAAGACGCTACCGACTAGTTCGCCCAGCACTGAAAGCGAAGGACCGGTCACAACGGCGCTGCCCTCGATGTTCAGCCTCCCGAACAGGTCAGCGGCCTGGCCGTCGAAGTCCACGCGGAGCTTGCCATATTCCAGCCAGCCCTTGGACTTGATCGGCGGGGAATCCTCGTCATGGGTGGCGACCGGGAGGAATCCGGGGGTTTCGAGGAAAGCCTTCAGCGGACGATGCTTAAACTGGCCGTCGACGCTGACTTCGGAGCGCAGTGCTGCCTGCTTGGCACCTTCGTCGGTCTTGAATGTCGCTTTCAGCTTGGTGGCGCTGATCGCGTCGTCGATATGACCACTGCCGTTTCTTACGATGAGTGTTTCAATGATGGGGAAGGGAGAGGCCGGTTGACTCTCATCCTTGGGAAAATCCCATGAGGCGCTGCCGTCCGCGTGACGTACCAGTTGTCCATCAATGGCATCCACGATGATTTCGTGAATGCGCAGTTCGCCTTGCTTCCTATAGTGCCAAAGGTCGCGGTAGCGCAACTTGAGGCGAATGTTGTCAGCGTCGACCAGGTGTGGAACATTGAATTTTTCTGGAGCAGAGATATAAAGATGGCCCAGGTCGAGCTGGATACCCGATAACAAGCGCAGCCTGAAGGGTTTGTCCAACCTGACGTCGCGTTCCAATTGCTTGCTCAATAGTGACTGGGCAGGTTCGCGCAGGAAGCTCCAGCCCTGGACTTCGCAAATGACGAAAGCCAGGATCACGCCCAGGAATAGCCAAAGCAGGATTTTGCCGAATTTGATCAATCTGCGGGCAGTTTGCCCGGCAAGCGGTTGCGCCATGGTTTACCTTTGCGATTATCCAGCCCAGGCAAAGTTTGCAGGAGCTGATGGTTACAGGTTCTTTTTTCCGTAGTGCCGCATGCTGTACACGGTCAATAATGCCCCGCATACGGCAACGGCTGCGCTGGCCAGTGCCACAGCAGGCAAGCCGAAACCGAAGTGGATCACGGCACCGCCCAGGAAGGCGCCGCCCGCATTGCCCAGGTTGAATGCACTCTGGTTGACGGTGGAGGCCATCAGCGGTGAGTCGCCGGCCTGGGCCATGGCATTGGTCTGCAGGCCGGGGCCGACGGCAAAGCTCACCATTCCCCAGGCAAATGCCGTTAGCACGGCTGCCAGCGTGAACTGCATGCTCCAGGCGAACAGCATTCCCAGTAAGGCCATGCCTGTCAGTGAGATGGCGATTGTCGGCAATAGTTTCCAATCCGCCATTTTCCCACCGATATTGAGCCCGATGGTGGCTGCGATGCCCATCGCGACCAGCATGGCACTGACGTTGCGGGGAGAGAGTCCTGCCATGTCTTCCAGGATAGGCGTGATGTAGGTGAAGATGGTGAACACCCCGGCGAAGCCGATGGCCGTAATGGCCATGGCCAGCAATACACTGGGTTTGAGCACGGCTCGCATTTCGCGGCGAATGTCGGGCCTGGGCATGGCGCTGAGGTCGTGGATGAAGCGCCAGATGGCATAGAGGGCGACTGCCCCGCACACTGACACCGTCCAGAACGGGATGCGCCAGCTGGTTTCCTGGCCCAGCAATGTGCCCAGCGGCACGCCGAGCACGTTCGCCATGGTGAGCCCGGTGAACATCAGTGCCAGGGCGCGGTTGCCTTGGCCCGGAGGAGCCAGATAGAGCGCGACCACTGCGGCGATGCCGAAAAACGAGCCATGGCTCAATGCGGTGAAGATGCGGGCAGCGGCCAGGGTGAGGTAGTTCGGCGCCAACGCGCACAGCATGTTGCCGAGAGTGAAAATCGCCATCAACCCCAGCAGCGTGGCCTTGCGTGGACGGTTGATCGTGAGCGCCACCATCAGGGGGCCGCCAATCACTACACCGAGAGCGTATACGGTGACGAGGTTACCGGTGGCCGGGATGGAGACATCCAGGTCGTGCGCAATGTCGGGTAGCAAACCCATGGGGAGAAACTCGGTCATGCCGATGCAGAACGCACCAGCGGCCAGTGCAATCATCCAACTGCCCATACTCGCCTTACGATGAATTGAGAAAAACAGGACTTGAAAAGAATACCCTGTGCTTCCGAATGAGCGGAGCGCACGAAAGGAAAAGCCATTCAGGCGCGCTACTTTACCATGCCGCGGTGTCTTGAGGATGAATTTATGGGACGTAAAACAGCATCAGGAAACATTGCCAGTCCCACTGCCCAGCATAGCCCGGATTTGTGCCATGCGCTGCCGTGCGTTTTCCTTGCTGGCAGCCGGGTCGCTCTGTGGTTGACCGGAATGGCGCACATCTTCTTCCGGCAGCTCGGCAATGAAGCGGCTGGGCTCGCAGGACTCAAACTCTCCAGCACGCTTGCGTTTGCGGCACCAGGAAATGTGCAGTGACTTCTGCGCCCGGGTGATGCCGACATACATGAGGCGCCGCTCTTCCTCAATCTTGCCCTGATCCACACTTTCACGGTGTGGCAGGATCCCTTCCTCGCAGCCAACCAGGAAAACGTGGCCGTACTCCAGCCCCTTGGACGCGTGCAAGGTGGAAAGCTTGACGGCATCGGGCTCTTCATCCTCGCGGCCTTCGAGCATGCTCATGAGTGAAATCATTTGCGTCAGCGCGAGCAGGTTCTTTTCGTCCTCGTCGCCTTTGCGTGTCAGCCAGCCGACGAAATCCAGCACGCTCTTCCATTTATTTTCCGCACTGCGGGGCTCTTCGGTATCGTAGAGGAAGGCTTCGTAGTTGATGGCGTTGAGCAGGTCGTTCAAGACCTCGCCTGCCGGGTCTTTCTCTGCACGCACCTGAATGCGGTTGATGAATTGGCAGAAGGTCAGTAAATCTTCCAGTTGTCGGTTGCCCATGGTGCGCTGGAAGTCTCCCTCGAACGCGGCCTCGAACAAGGACATCTTGTGCGCGCTGGCATACTCGCCCAGTCGTTCAAGCGTGGTATTGCCTATGCCTTTTTTCGGCGTGGTCGCAGCGCGGATGAACGCAGGATCGTCGTCCTCGTTGGCAATCAGCCGCAGATAGCTGACAAGATCCTTGATTTCCGCCTTATCGA from Methylobacillus flagellatus KT harbors:
- a CDS encoding glycosyltransferase family 1 protein, which gives rise to MSWCPNQDPIGKSKQTIGAVQASTILPNPNKPLLLCLSHLRWNFVYQRPQHLMSRFAKHYEVLFFEEPCASQSASARLAVKMTEEGVRVLTPYIPKADLEANRAVKIQRELLDRYLSLTQVDPVLWYYTPMSMAFTDHVRTSLIVYDCMDELSAFRGAPPQLLEYEKRLLDRADLVFTGGYSLYDAKRKHHANTHPFPSSVDIAHFKAARRVTEQAEDQAAISGPRLGFYGVIDERLDLELIDAVAAARPEWQIIMIGPVAKINPDELPQRPNIHYLGPKVYDELPQYLGGWDVALMPFAINEATRYISPTKTPEYLAGGRPVVSTPIRDVVNSYGDTGLVHIASDSASFIQAVETALASMQQPEQVAHMADLILMGMSWDDTVLRMGNIMEKAIDTAQSQALEYFPGQYAERPTMPSRV
- the ahpF gene encoding alkyl hydroperoxide reductase subunit F; protein product: MLDANIKTQLQAYFDKLTQPIEITASVDGSDKSRELLELLDDLKSLSSRITVQQSDDDTQRKPSFSLNSPGKNLSIRFAGLPMGHEFTSLVLALLQVGGHPPKAEPEVIEQIRNLEGEFNFETYISLSCHNCPEVVQALNLMAAINPNIRHVMIDGALFQKEVDERKIMAVPTIFLNGQEFGHGRMGVQEILNKIDTGAVKKEAEKLSAKEPFDVLIVGGGPAGASAAIYSARKGIRTGIVAERFGGQVMDTMAIENFISVKETDGPKLAAALEEHVKSYDVDIMHLQRAAALVPAHENGGLAEVRLESGATLKAKAVIIATGARWREINVPGEKEYRGRGVAYCPHCDGPLFKGRSVAVIGGGNSGVEAAIDLAGIVKDVTLIEFNNELRADAVLQKKLFSLPNVTVITGAQTTEINGDGEKVNGLTYIDRQTGESHRIDLAAVFIQIGLVPNTDWIKDTITLNKFGEIEVDDKGQTSEPGIFAAGDVTTVPFKQIIIAMGEGSKAALGAFEHLIRH
- the ahpC gene encoding alkyl hydroperoxide reductase subunit C: MTTSLINTEIKPFKATAFHNGEFITVTDADLKGKWAAVVFYPADFTFVCPTELGDIADNYDELQRLGVEVYSVSTDTHFTHKAWHDTSDTIRKIKFPMIGDPTGAISRNFGVLREDQGLADRGTFVIDPNGIIQAIEVTAEGIGRDAADLVRKIKAAQYVASHPGEVCPAKWKEGEATLAPSLDLVGKI
- a CDS encoding GGDEF domain-containing protein, whose translation is MDSFWNSYTANIAYSISQLCIAIIMGGVYFLAPTERSTRYWALSGLISVFGTTLTAFSISKFGHLPLIIGSTLMIAAMTAKWWGTQAFFGKRPAHVGWYLVLGFFIAYSLVVLLQLAVAIRALLFSLMLALMMLLTVYEVIRARGIKLSFANSLVIIAYTLAAVDFILRGILAISGGIDLTPQSHNPVNVFGLYLVPMWCNLLGSLGLLLMYFESIIHEKEHLATHDELTKIYNRRALVNLGRREIDLAHRYKRPISIFMIDLDHFKLINDTYGHDAGDKVLRSVALTLSNTCRNTDIIGRYGGEELCIVCPHTTKEEATALGERLLEALRNLRHPACDNRHVTCSIGLYTWNPHIDLAANWEAMLHRADTALYAAKAAGRNCMLQYNLEDDVR
- a CDS encoding ATP-binding cassette domain-containing protein translates to MPYITLDQASLAYGHYPLLDHTDFQLDAGERVGLIGRNGAGKSSLLKVIAGESKLDDGNLWRAPDTRVVYVPQEPSLAPEHTIFEAVAEGLGGLRQVLMDYHQVSQQMAEPDADIDHLVARIQSLQHELEAQDGWQSQARVDAVLSRLHLDPEAKIGTLSGGWRKRVALARALVAEPEVLLLDEPTNHLDFAAIEWLENLLLDFHGSLLFITHDRRFLDRLATRIVELDRGRLTDFQGNYSQYQVKKEELLAVEATHAAKFDKFLAQEETWIRQGIKARRTRNEGRVRRLEALRLERAARRERQGNVRLTLDSGERSGKLVAELEQVSMGYDGKLLIQNFSTRILRGDRIGLIGPNGAGKSTLLKLILGELEPDSGSIQRGTNLNVAYFDQMREQLDEEATLADTISPGSEFVQIGNERKHVISYLEDFLFPPQRSRSPVKSLSGGERNRLLLARLFARPANVLVLDEPTNDLDIETLELLESLLQEFEGTLFLVSHDRAFLENTVTQIIAFEGGGVLSEFGGGYDDWFRHTQARATEAAAKAHVDKPKPEATTRKPATKLSFKEKHELESLPARIEALEAEQASINAALANPEIYRENAEQVRALQQRLNEIDTEIDQAMSRWEALENRNLA
- a CDS encoding AsmA family protein — its product is MAQPLAGQTARRLIKFGKILLWLFLGVILAFVICEVQGWSFLREPAQSLLSKQLERDVRLDKPFRLRLLSGIQLDLGHLYISAPEKFNVPHLVDADNIRLKLRYRDLWHYRKQGELRIHEIIVDAIDGQLVRHADGSASWDFPKDESQPASPFPIIETLIVRNGSGHIDDAISATKLKATFKTDEGAKQAALRSEVSVDGQFKHRPLKAFLETPGFLPVATHDEDSPPIKSKGWLEYGKLRVDFDGQAADLFGRLNIEGSAVVTGPSLSVLGELVGSVFPTTDPFRLSASLSKQKDVWEVNVDSAKIGRSSLAATFQYDPRSKTTGIPILSGHIDGSRFYLADLAPAFGTLQADGSKPEPVEGRVIPDRPLDLPSLNLMDADITIKLDYMELGNAFALPISPFKAKLGLDKGKFMIGEILAQTADGTLTGSFSVDAHEDKNLDQAQYPPQWRIQLGWKDIDLGKWLQVSKARQEEARKQGKPVPPAYITGTLNGHTDLTGKGSTTAELLGSLNGKTTLFVEHGEISRLIMELLGLDIAQSVSAWLGGDQSQRLQCAVMDLKASDGVVRPEVALIDTPVTLVLIDGSINLGQEELDLLLAAKPKNFSPFTVRSPIRVQGSFAAPKVRPEAAPIAARLLGSVALAFVNPLAAILPYLDSGSSSATHPCGQALSASSPQDSGTPPENVSSPPPPSPLPVVPGH
- a CDS encoding MFS transporter codes for the protein MGSWMIALAAGAFCIGMTEFLPMGLLPDIAHDLDVSIPATGNLVTVYALGVVIGGPLMVALTINRPRKATLLGLMAIFTLGNMLCALAPNYLTLAAARIFTALSHGSFFGIAAVVALYLAPPGQGNRALALMFTGLTMANVLGVPLGTLLGQETSWRIPFWTVSVCGAVALYAIWRFIHDLSAMPRPDIRREMRAVLKPSVLLAMAITAIGFAGVFTIFTYITPILEDMAGLSPRNVSAMLVAMGIAATIGLNIGGKMADWKLLPTIAISLTGMALLGMLFAWSMQFTLAAVLTAFAWGMVSFAVGPGLQTNAMAQAGDSPLMASTVNQSAFNLGNAGGAFLGGAVIHFGFGLPAVALASAAVAVCGALLTVYSMRHYGKKNL